In a single window of the Chondrocystis sp. NIES-4102 genome:
- a CDS encoding acetylornithine and succinylornithine aminotransferase: MIQSPLLKDLATTDNHSEFDGDRFEQNVMNTYGRFPIAIEKGEGCRLWDTNGKEYLDFVAGIATCTLGHAHPALIAAVTAQIQKVHHVSNLYYIPEQGELAAWLVEHSCADKVFFCNSGAEANEAAIKLARKYAHTKLEKVDEPIILTAKASFHGRTLATVTATGQEKYQQGFAPLPAGFAYVPYNDITAVENAIADLDEGTCSRVVGIMIEPLQGEGGVRPGDKEYFSKLRKICDDNGILLIFDEVQVGVGRTGKLWGYENLGVEPDIFTSAKGLAGGIPIGAMLCKDSCAAFEPGNHASTFGGNPFVCAAALAVLKTLEKENILQNVQARGEQLRARLTAIAQKYPNIFSDVRGWGLINGLEIRSDIDLTSIELVKAAMSEGLLLAPAGTKVLRFVPPLIVSEAEIDQGMAILDKAIALCN, translated from the coding sequence GTGATTCAATCACCATTACTAAAAGATCTGGCTACCACCGATAATCATAGCGAATTTGATGGCGATCGCTTTGAGCAAAATGTCATGAATACCTATGGTCGTTTTCCTATTGCGATCGAAAAGGGAGAAGGTTGTCGTCTTTGGGACACTAACGGCAAAGAATATTTAGATTTTGTGGCTGGAATTGCTACCTGTACCCTCGGTCATGCACATCCTGCACTAATTGCTGCTGTAACTGCCCAAATTCAAAAGGTACATCATGTATCTAATCTGTATTATATTCCTGAACAGGGAGAGCTTGCAGCCTGGTTAGTAGAACATTCCTGTGCTGATAAAGTTTTCTTTTGTAATTCAGGTGCGGAAGCTAATGAAGCTGCGATTAAACTTGCCAGAAAATACGCTCATACTAAACTCGAAAAAGTAGATGAGCCGATTATTCTAACTGCAAAAGCAAGTTTTCATGGACGGACTTTAGCGACTGTTACCGCCACAGGACAAGAAAAATATCAACAAGGTTTTGCTCCCTTACCCGCAGGCTTTGCCTATGTTCCCTATAATGACATTACCGCCGTGGAAAATGCGATCGCTGACCTTGATGAAGGTACTTGTTCTAGGGTAGTAGGAATTATGATTGAACCTCTCCAAGGGGAGGGGGGGGTACGTCCTGGGGATAAAGAATATTTCTCGAAGTTACGTAAGATATGCGACGATAATGGAATTCTGTTGATCTTTGACGAAGTACAAGTGGGGGTCGGTAGAACAGGTAAACTTTGGGGATATGAGAATTTAGGAGTTGAACCAGATATCTTTACTAGTGCTAAAGGTTTGGCTGGTGGTATTCCCATTGGGGCAATGCTTTGTAAAGACTCTTGTGCAGCCTTTGAACCTGGCAATCATGCTAGTACTTTTGGTGGTAATCCCTTTGTCTGTGCTGCTGCTTTGGCGGTATTAAAAACCCTAGAGAAAGAAAACATTTTACAAAATGTACAAGCTAGAGGTGAACAATTACGAGCTAGATTAACAGCGATCGCCCAGAAATATCCTAATATATTTAGTGATGTGCGTGGGTGGGGATTAATTAATGGGTTGGAAATACGTTCTGATATTGATTTAACTTCCATTGAATTAGTCAAAGCAGCCATGTCAGAAGGTTTATTATTAGCCCCCGCAGGTACTAAAGTTTTACGTTTTGTCCCACCCCTAATTGTTTCGGAAGCCGAAATTGATCAAGGTATGGCAATTTTAGATAAAGCGATCGCACTTTGTAATTAA
- a CDS encoding undecaprenyl pyrophosphate synthetase has translation MTAQLISTLSPELNLTKLPQHVAIIMDGNGRWAKQRNLPRIEGHRRGANTLKEILRYCKNLGIKTLTAYAFSTENWGRPTTEVSFLMALFERLLQKELREMEAEEVCINFIGDITPLPLSLQQEMRHSMERTKNNKGVFFNVAINYGSRNEIVKACQLIAEKIERGELTSEEINEQAIAQHLYTSASCDPDLLIRTSGEMRLSNFLLWQLAYTEIYVTDTLWPDFTQQQFDQALLSFQQRDRRFGKKVG, from the coding sequence ATGACAGCCCAACTAATATCTACTCTATCCCCCGAACTCAATTTAACTAAATTACCACAACACGTTGCCATAATTATGGATGGTAATGGTCGCTGGGCAAAACAAAGAAATCTCCCTAGAATCGAAGGACATCGCCGAGGAGCTAATACGTTAAAGGAAATATTACGCTATTGTAAAAATTTAGGAATTAAAACTTTAACTGCTTATGCTTTTTCCACAGAAAATTGGGGTCGTCCAACCACAGAAGTTAGTTTTTTAATGGCATTATTTGAAAGACTATTACAAAAAGAATTAAGAGAGATGGAGGCTGAGGAAGTTTGCATCAATTTTATTGGAGATATAACTCCTTTACCGCTATCTTTGCAACAAGAAATGCGTCATTCTATGGAACGAACCAAGAATAATAAAGGGGTGTTTTTTAATGTCGCAATTAATTATGGTAGTCGTAACGAAATAGTAAAAGCTTGTCAACTAATTGCTGAAAAAATTGAGCGAGGAGAATTAACTTCCGAAGAAATTAACGAACAAGCGATCGCACAACATCTTTATACTTCTGCAAGTTGTGATCCTGACTTATTAATTCGTACTAGTGGTGAAATGCGCCTGAGTAATTTCTTGTTATGGCAATTAGCCTATACGGAAATATATGTTACTGATACCCTTTGGCCAGATTTTACACAACAACAGTTTGACCAAGCTTTACTTTCTTTCCAGCAGCGCGATCGCCGTTTTGGTAAGAAGGTTGGTTAG
- a CDS encoding tripartite ATP-independent periplasmic transporter DctQ component, with product MRKLLQLARRIDLINEWIGRFTHGLVFLMVIVGVWNVLGRYLGKIIGSNLTSNALIEIQWYLFDLVFLLGAAYALKYNEHVRVDIFYKNWDRRRQALADFWGNLLFLIPFSSLLIYYSWATVFNSWRIREMSPDPGGLPRYPIKFVIIIGCFLLILQGISEAIKSWNIYQQTITSQGER from the coding sequence TTGAGAAAGCTATTACAACTAGCCCGTAGGATTGATCTAATTAATGAGTGGATTGGTCGTTTTACTCATGGGTTAGTCTTCTTAATGGTAATTGTGGGAGTCTGGAATGTCTTAGGTAGGTATCTTGGCAAAATTATTGGCAGCAATTTAACCTCCAATGCTCTAATAGAAATCCAATGGTATCTATTTGATTTGGTTTTTTTGCTCGGTGCAGCTTACGCCCTCAAATATAATGAACACGTGCGAGTTGATATATTCTACAAAAACTGGGATCGTCGTCGTCAAGCTTTAGCGGATTTTTGGGGTAATTTGCTATTTTTGATTCCTTTTAGTAGTTTATTAATTTACTATTCTTGGGCAACAGTATTTAATTCTTGGCGAATACGTGAAATGTCTCCTGATCCTGGCGGTTTACCTCGTTATCCGATTAAATTCGTCATTATTATTGGTTGCTTCTTATTAATCTTGCAAGGGATCTCCGAGGCTATTAAAAGCTGGAATATCTATCAACAGACTATTACCAGTCAGGGGGAAAGATAA